The genomic DNA GATCAAAGCGTTCGGCCATTTGCGTTGAAATACGCCTGGCTTTGGCATGGATGCTGGCGCCGGCGTCGGTCAGCAGCACGCGACGGGTGCGGCGGTCGAGTTCGTCGACGCGCAACTCCACCAGTCCGTCGCGCACCAGCGGCTTGAGCGTGTGGCCCAGCGCCGACAAATCCATCACTAGAGCCTGGGCCAGCTCGCCCATTTTCGGCGTGCCGGCCTTGGCGATGCGGTTGAGCACGGCGTATTGCGTGGCTTTCAAGCCGCAGGGCGCAAAGGCCTCATCGTAGATCTGGCCCAGGCGCCGGGACGTGCGGCGCACGGCGCCATTCACGCAGGCACTGGGGCTCTCGGAGCAGGGCGGTGCAGATTTCAAGGGCAAATACTCTCTGATACAAAACGCGACGGGGACGATTATGCCTGCCGCCCCCGTCAGGACAAGGCCTTTGAGGCCACCGATGAACACCGACGCATCACGAAAACAGCAAAAGTGAATATTGAGACAGCTTGAAACAAATTAGTTGCGTACGCCACTAAATTGGATATCGTGG from Pseudomonas tolaasii NCPPB 2192 includes the following:
- a CDS encoding MarR family winged helix-turn-helix transcriptional regulator — encoded protein: MKSAPPCSESPSACVNGAVRRTSRRLGQIYDEAFAPCGLKATQYAVLNRIAKAGTPKMGELAQALVMDLSALGHTLKPLVRDGLVELRVDELDRRTRRVLLTDAGASIHAKARRISTQMAERFDQAFGREAAAQLRQTLDFIASDDFARQLLAKND